One region of Ardenticatena maritima genomic DNA includes:
- a CDS encoding enoyl-CoA hydratase/isomerase family protein: MSEKLLVHREGHITTLTINRPEIRNAVDPETMIAIREAVEACEDDGTRVIVLTGAGGAFSSGADIKAALSMGITPDKAYQALTEAYAPAIQAIHRSRCPVIAAVDGIAAGIGLDLALVCDLRLASERAAFAELFINVGLVPDGGGTYTLPRLVGMGRALELIFTGERIDAHRAYEIGLVNRVYPTDTFADDVHAFAAMLAEKSPLALARAKRAVRESLNATLEEAMAREAQFQYEIFNSEDGFEGFIAFLEKRKPRWKGR, from the coding sequence ATGAGCGAAAAATTGCTTGTACACCGTGAGGGACACATTACCACCCTCACCATCAATCGCCCGGAGATTCGGAATGCGGTTGACCCGGAAACGATGATTGCCATCCGCGAAGCCGTGGAAGCCTGTGAAGACGACGGCACGCGCGTCATCGTATTGACCGGGGCGGGCGGCGCGTTTTCCAGCGGCGCCGATATCAAGGCGGCGCTCAGCATGGGCATCACGCCCGATAAAGCCTACCAGGCACTGACTGAAGCCTACGCCCCCGCCATCCAAGCCATTCACCGCAGCCGTTGCCCCGTCATTGCCGCTGTTGATGGGATTGCCGCCGGCATCGGCTTAGACCTGGCGCTGGTCTGCGACCTGCGTCTGGCGTCGGAACGGGCGGCGTTCGCCGAACTCTTCATCAACGTGGGGCTGGTGCCCGACGGCGGCGGCACGTACACCTTGCCGCGCCTGGTGGGCATGGGGCGCGCCCTGGAACTCATCTTCACCGGCGAACGCATTGACGCCCACCGCGCCTACGAGATTGGGCTGGTCAACCGCGTCTATCCGACCGACACGTTTGCCGATGACGTCCACGCGTTTGCCGCCATGCTCGCTGAAAAATCGCCGCTGGCGCTGGCGCGCGCCAAACGCGCCGTGCGTGAATCGCTCAACGCCACGCTGGAAGAAGCCATGGCGCGTGAAGCGCAATTCCAGTATGAAATTTTCAACAGCGAAGACGGGTTCGAGGGGTTCATCGCTTTTCTGGAAAAACGAAAACCCCGCTGGAAAGGGCGCTAA